From the genome of Nicotiana sylvestris chromosome 2, ASM39365v2, whole genome shotgun sequence, one region includes:
- the LOC138885403 gene encoding uncharacterized protein: MAPYEALYGRHCRSPIGWFESTEVGLLGPDLVHEALEKVALIQQRLKTAQSRQKSYTYVRRRKLEFKEGDQVFLKVSPMKGVMRFGKKGKLSPRFIGPYRILKRIEEVAYKLELPASMTLVHPVFHVSMLRGYVHDYAHIVSPEVVEINDGLTYDEEPIEILDRQVRRLRTKDIASVKVLWRNHDVEEATWEAKEDMKIRYPHLFATSSMTNFF, encoded by the coding sequence atggctccatatgaagctttGTACGGACGACATTGTAGATCACctattggatggtttgagtcgacAGAGGTAGGACTACTTGGTCCCGATCTTGTACATGAGGCCTTAGAGAAGGTGGCTTTGATTCAACAACGGCTTAAAACTGCACAAAGTCGACAAAAAAGCTACACATATGTACGTCGACGTAAGTTAGAGTTCAAGGAGGGTGATCAAGTGTTCTTGAAAGTATCAccaatgaagggcgttatgagatttgggaagaagggcaagctaagtcctagattcattggcccatATCGTATCTTGAAAAGGATTGAGGAAGTAGCCTATAAGCTAGAGTTACCTGCATCGATGACTTTGGTTCATCCTgtttttcatgtatcgatgctaCGAGGGTATGTGCATGATTATGCTCACATCGTCTCACCAGAAGTAGTAGAAATAAATGATGGCTTAACTTATGACGAAGAACCTATTGagattcttgataggcaagtccgtaGGTTGAGGACTAAAGACATAGCTTCAGTTAAAGTGTTATGGCGTAATCATGACgtcgaggaggctacttgggaggccAAGGAAGATATGAAAATccgatatccacacttattcgcAACTTCAAGTATgactaattttttttga